A genomic stretch from Thalassophryne amazonica chromosome 18, fThaAma1.1, whole genome shotgun sequence includes:
- the LOC117530596 gene encoding LOW QUALITY PROTEIN: transmembrane protease serine 9-like (The sequence of the model RefSeq protein was modified relative to this genomic sequence to represent the inferred CDS: inserted 1 base in 1 codon): MVHACPLVRCFVVRSYESYHLCGRPMHNSKIVGGEDADAGRWPWQASLWWFGFYICGGSLINREWVMSSAHCFPRSRTFGLSVSLGSINLKDQNKVSRGVAEIVVNPHYNSDTFDNDVALSRLSSPVVFTDSVRPVCLAASGRVFNTGIDSWVTGWGVVEEGGLISKTLQEVNVPVIGNRQCNCLIGVGIITHNMICAGSLEGGKDACQGDSGSPMVNKQGSIWIQSGLVSFGIGCARRNRPGVYSRVSRYQSWINSLINMDKPGFVLFTSNVPDPDSSYTCPQLAAPPRASSTTPTKALMTSARKSHLPSCGHTLMNSHAKGDSGVAYGWMWPWMVSIHKDRVYICAGTLINANFVLTDAQCFSTPHPDVSEWSVLLGHQYVNASDEFELSVGVVNIIVSSLTGSNIALLQLAQTVSYGISIQPVCVNYNNANSFPNGSACWIVGWDTKNGKHNGSRLRDIETEVTSCGNISDPDVICTKAVDLQLGDQGGPLRCKSGLSWFQVTTVHSXQSGHADIQVFTKTSRFSSFLTEIVGNMPSSPAADNAAHAPGFSFSVLLFFTVPLYSKILMF, from the exons ATGGTGCACGCCTGCCCCttggtgcgatgtttcgtggtgcgctcatacgagaGCTAccacc TGTGCGGACGCCCGATGCACAACAGTAAGATTGTTGGAGGTGAAGATGCTGACGCTGGACGTTGGCCCTGGCAGGCGAGTTTGTGGTGGTTTGGCTTCTATATCTGTGGTGGTTCCCTCATCAACAGAGAGTGGGTGATGTCTTCTGCTCACTGCTTCCCCAG ATCACGCACATTTGGGTTGTCTGTTTCCCTCGGCAGCATCAACCTAAAAGACCAAAACAAAGTGTCCAGAGGTGTTGCTGAAATTGTTGTGAATCCACATTATAACAGCGACACATTTGACAATGATGTCGCTCTGAGCAGACTCTCGTCACCCGTCGTCTTCACAGACAGTGTCAGACCTGTTTGTCTGGCGGCCAGCGGGCGCGTGTTCAACACCGGCATTGACAGCTGGGTGACGGGATGGGGAGTGGTTGAAGAAGGAG GGCTGATTTCAAAAACTCTACAAGAGGTCAACGTGCCGGTTATTGGAAACAGACAGTGCAACTGTCTCATTGGAGTTGGAATTATTACACACAACATGATCTGTGCAGGATCCCTGGAAGGAGGAAAAGATGCATGTCAG GGTGACTCAGGAAGTCCAATGGTGAACAAGCAAGGCTCCATCTGGATCCAGTCTGGACTCGTTAGTTTTGGTATTGGATGTGCTCGGCGAAATCGGCCGGGTGTTTACTCCAGAGTGTCCAGGTACCAGTCCTGGATTAACTCCCTCATCAACATGGATAAACCAGGCTTTGTCCTCTTCACCTCGAACGTTCCAGATCCTGACAGTAGCTACACGTGTCCTCAGCTGGCAGCACCACCAAGAGCATCGTCAACAACACCAACAAAAGCTTTAATGACATCTGCACGTAAGTCTCACT TGCCATCATGTGGCCACACCCTTATGAACAGCCATGCCAAAGGTGACAGTGGTGTTGCATATGGGTGGATGTGGCCCTGGATGGTCAGCATCCATAAAGACAGGGTCTACATTTGTGCTGGAACACTCATCAATGCCAACTTTGTCCTTACTGATGCCCAGTGCTTCTCCAC TCCCCATCCAGACGTCAGCGAATGGAGCGTCCTGCTGGGCCATCAATATGTGAACGCTTCTGACGAGTTTGAGTTGTCTGTGGGTGTTGTGAACATTATAGTAAGCAGCTTGACGGGTTCCAACATTGCCCTGTTACAGCTCGCTCAAACAGTCAGCTATGGAATTTCTATACAGCCCGTGTGTGTGAACTATAACAACGCCAACTCTTTCCCCAATGGAAGTGCATGCTGGATTGTTGGGTGGGATACGAAGAACGGCAAACACA atggCTCAAGATTACGGGATATTGAAACTGAAGTAACGAGCTGTGGGAACATTTCCGATCCTGACGTCATTTGCACCAAGGCTGTGGACCTTCAACTG GGGGATCAGGGAGGACCTCTGAGGTGCAAGTCTGGATTGTCTTGGTTCCAGGTGACCACCGTGCACA ATCAGTCTGGCCACGCAGATATACAGGTCTTCACCAAAACGTCCAGATTCAGTTCCTTCTTAACAGAGATCGTGGGCAACATGCCGTCATCACCTGCGGCTGATAATGCAGCACATGCACCTGGTTTCTCCTTTTCTGTACTCCTCTTTTTTACTGTCCCCCTTTATTCCAAAATCTTGATGTTCTGA